A genome region from Fusarium musae strain F31 chromosome 5, whole genome shotgun sequence includes the following:
- a CDS encoding hypothetical protein (EggNog:ENOG41), translating to MLGPEASSASERRDKTSNDASRSDGQEKLAREGLARFFKHGIGAAAWAVFASTKSFRIAYVGTAVSNLVHLVDLHRSFRQPYSSILGDQRPLSAPTGPDTHGSFQESADGSTSSDRIGGKPLHYPYPPIRQVKSWKPTPNSWVTQDLVTEVSSFPAQEVRDALVQAYFDHIHPFLPIVSKPEFLARYRTPDNPPPLLLFQSVLMAGAHACAHPLVATDRHAVQNRLFRRASMLYHMRHESDRMHLLQAAALFTWHIGDGDTVAGGPWYWAGIAVRIGTGLGAHRRSSQLPSTEMAQYRRCWWSAFFCEVFSSLETGRPCAVRAEDIDQLPLQQEDITDTPSNDPTIAEPGVSPDFLNHLVDLAYIGLDVIALNAPTRDRLIDVASIDARLGLWSLRSGISTVAEDDDSWTCHLRMHYNLLLLHLHRNLLEQSSQSICSAAAQAIVTSLEKLTARDELRQCHFTSVSAVTAAGIQFAGEIRAAVASQTFLVAINALERLSRLLRSTILLARHWPNAEAVHSVFEELHREYETLVTQRLQGEQVMVPESPPDWNRLLGGEGLHQFSNFTSDQDWMNINSWTDLL from the coding sequence ATGCTCGGACCCGAGgcttcatctgcatctgaGCGGCGTGATAAGACATCGAATGATGCGTCTCGCTCAGATGGCCAAGAGAAGCTGGCTCGGGAGGGATTAGCGAGGTTCTTTAAGCATGGTATCGGTGCTGCGGCTTGGGCTGTTTTTGCATCGACAAAGAGCTTTCGCATCGCATACGTCGGCACGGCTGTGTCGAACCTGGTTCATCTCGTTGACTTACATCGTTCTTTCAGACAGCCTTATTCTTCAATTCTTGGCGACCAACGACCTTTGTCTGCGCCTACTGGGCCGGATACTCATGGCTCGTTCCAGGAATCTGCAGATGGAAGCACCAGCAGCGATAGGATAGGCGGAAAGCCATTGCATTACCCATACCCTCCTATCAGACAAGTCAAGTCATGGAAACCCACACCAAACTCATGGGTGACTCAAGACTTGGTTACGGAGGTATCGTCCTTTCCAGCGCAAGAGGTCCGTGATGCGTTGGTGCAAGCGTATTTCGATCACATCCACCCATTTCTGCCCATCGTGTCAAAGCCCGAATTCCTCGCTCGATATCGCACGCCTGATAATCCTCCACCACTCCTACTCTTCCAGTCAGTTCTCATGGCAGGTGCTCACGCATGCGCTCATCCCCTCGTCGCCACTGATCGCCATGCCGTCCAAAACAGACTGTTCAGAAGAGCTAGTATGTTATACCATATGCGACACGAATCAGATAGAAtgcatcttctccaagcaGCAGCCTTGTTCACATGGCACATAGGCGATGGTGATACAGTTGCCGGTGGACCGTGGTACTGGGCTGGAATCGCTGTACGAATAGGTACTGGTCTTGGCGCCCACCGGAGAAGCTCTCAACTACCATCCACAGAGATGGCGCAGTATCGTCGGTGTTGGTGGTCCGCCTTCTTTTGCGAAGTGTTTTCTTCATTGGAGACTGGAAGACCTTGTGCAGTGAGAGCGGAGGATATAGATCAGCTGCCGCTTCAGCAGGAGGACATCACTGATACACCGAGCAATGACCCGACAATCGCCGAACCGGGAGTCAGTCCAGACTTTTTGAACCATCTAGTTGATCTGGCTTACATCGGCCTCGACGTCATTGCACTCAACGCACCCACGCGAGATCGTCTCATAGACGTAGCATCAATCGACGCGCGTCTCGGTCTATGGTCCCTCCGCTCAGGTATATCCACCGTCGCAGAAGACGATGACTCATGGACGTGCCATCTTCGAATGCACTacaatctcctccttctccacctccaccgcAATCTCCTTGAACAAAGCAGCCAGTCAATCTGCTCAGCAGCCGCTCAAGCAATTGTTACATCGCTCGAAAAGCTTACAGCACGCGATGAACTTCGGCAGTGTCACTTTACGTCCGTCAGCGCGGTGACAGCAGCTGGTATACAGTTTGCTGGTGAGATTCGGGCGGCTGTGGCCTCACAGACATTTTTAGTCGCAATTAATGCACTTGAAAGGTTatcgagactcttgaggTCAACGATATTACTGGCGAGACACTGGCCTAATGCGGAGGCTGTACATAGCGTCTTTGAGGAACTGCATCGTGAGTATGAGACGCTTGTTACGCAAAGATTGCAGGGTGAACAAGTTATGGTGCCGGAGAGTCCGCCTGATTGGAATAGATTGCTTGGAGGGGAGGGATTGCATCAGTTTAGCAACTTCACATCTGATCAGGATTGGATGAACATTAATAGCTGGACAGATTTGTTATAG
- a CDS encoding hypothetical protein (EggNog:ENOG41~CAZy:GH18): MLLDFAIFSPLDDPSSVIKLRTCAEGDSSNSQAAPLSLSVPSAGKRAIEDTFSDTSCITADGSEVDLELLISSSESTLSSTHLDSALSTLEQYMSSSTHCQTKFLVGYSQGAVVAIHSGDAIDNGRTIPSILNQVKSHLDSSSPSNAIAELCGDDRNADYTFGIAIDTTGDLASVQKAVASWSNGTCFAAGQPTTKLSGVKIFEAPLISIGHGNATKRSARSHKHTHGHAHLHKHEARATCKAISVIGGDSCGSLASKCGITAANFSKYNPNKKLCSTLQPGQRVCCTAGNLPDITPKPGKDGSCASYNVHAGDYCALLANRNGLTVEQIEKFNDKTTWGWNGCKSLAAGINICLSTGTPPLPAPVSNAVCGPLKPGTTAPKKGQSLADLNPCPLNSCCDVWGQCGITPDYCTAEKGLTGNPGTAPPKKNGCVSNCGINIKNNSDKPKDFIKIAYYESWNWDRPCLNYRAINLGGTTYTHAHWGFATLDKSYNVVVNDTYKQLDDFLSLPNKKILSFGGWGYSTDPKTFEALRTAMNPANVDKFVANIASYLRKGWDGVDIDWEYPGAPDIPGIPPGLKTDGPNYLTFLQKLRKAVGTSKSISIAAPASYWYLKAFPIADMAKEVDYIVYMTYDLHGQWDYKNIWAQDGCSAGNCVRSHVTRAGVSASKINVGVSSYGRSFGLTSRPACQKSLGDSGCHIMGPKSGATPGNCTQTAGYISNAEIEEIMDLNTTSAGVDYAYDKASDSDTLFYGNNWVAYMSDTTKKSRIEHYQGLNFGGTVDWAVDLQQFTDDDLDPEGDDDLPDTTPLAACSATYSTFEDLDAHASSIPQHCVAQYTITTLKALLTETLNNYTTLLSDGYDKKFGIYSKAVAGSASQSLLGFIDDHGNDYATCTVAETSICCKACNADKKSDSYCDYCFDGKCYHECNVLGCTNKRDDVQPSQELIVKTVNESEPCPPNYSKRGYGPDNPYEQTVYWTWKNSSGFFADLELNTGIPKSKTKMGNYDRMNSCAPSAKAGDDCWSIGMYYNVPLINGYSASDVANPKEVVSKGLDKIKGLPSQIDQVLTALQLDGYLGDDMELIDSLSLPILMLASATENMGTVVQIADKITEEERKAFILAFLSAIFLIVPVIGEVVGSVAELTDIGTVMALLGAAGNSAVDIYTVVDDPKNAPLAIFDLILAPLAIADIATITKVANIRRGMKESDIAKLGDPVKRRTDIIDKVKGICRPDLE, from the exons ATGTTGCTGGACTTTGCAATCTTCAGTCCCCTCGATGACCCTTCTTCGGTGATCAAACTCAGAACATGTGCCGAGGGGGATAGCAGCAACTCTCAAGCTGCACCTCTGTCTTTATCGGTACCCTCGGCTGGGAAGCGAGCTATCGAAGACACCTTCAGTGACACGAGCTGCATCACAGCAGACGGTTCGGAGGTTGATCTTGAGTTGCTCATAAGCAGCTCAGAAAGCACCCTTTCATCAACCCATCTGGACTCCGCTTTGAGTACTCTCGAACAGTACATGTCGAGCTCAACTCACTGTCAGACCAAGTTCCTCGTCGGGTATAGCCAAGGCGCTGTTGTTGCTATTCATAGTGGTGACGCTATCGACAATGGCCGTACCATACCCTCCATCTTGAATCAGGTCAAAAGCCATCTTGactcatcttcaccttcgAATGCTATTGCCGAGCTTTGTGGCGATGACAGAAACGCTGACTATACCTTTGGTATCGCCATCGATACAACGGGGGATCTTGCTTCTGTTCAGAAAGCAGTTGCATCATGGAGCAACGGAACTTGCTTCGCTGCTGGACAACCTACAACCAAGCTGTCGGGTGTCAAAATCTTCGAGGCCCCTCTTATTTCCATTGGCCATGGAAATGCTACGAAGCGATCTGCCAGGAGCCACAAACACACCCATGGACATGCGCACTTACACAAACATGAGGCTCGAGCGACCTGCAAGGCCATCAGCGTGATCGGCGGTGACTCATGTGGTTCATTGGCCTCCAAGTGCGGCATTACAGCTGCCAACTTTTCGAAGTACAACCCTAACAAGAAGCTCTGTTCCACGTTACAACCTGGTCAAAGGGTATGTTGCACTGCCGGTAATCTACCCGACATCACCCCCAAGCCAGGTAAAGACGGAAGCTGTGCCAGTTACAACGTTCACGCCGGTGACTATTGTGCTTTGCTGGCCAACAGGAACGGTCTCACCGTTGAGCAGATCGAAAAGTTTAACGACAAGACCACTTGGGGCTGGAACGGCTGCAAGAGCCTCGCCGCTGGTATTAACATCTGCTTGAGTACAGGAACACCTCCTCTCCCAGCTCCCGTATCCAATGCAGTTTGTGGCCCTCTTAAACCTGGAACTACGGCTCCCAAGAAAGGCCAGAGCTTAGCGGATTTGAACCCTTGTCCATTGAACTCTTGCTGTGATGTTTGGGGACAATGCGGCATCACACCAGATTATTGTACGGCGGAGAAAGGGTTAACTGGCAATCCCGGCACGGCACCTCCCAAGAAAAATGGCTGTGTATCCAACTGCGGCATTAACATCAAAAACAA TTCGGATAAGCCCAAAGACTTCATCAAGATCGCGTACTATGAGTCGTGGAACTGGGATCGGCCTTGCCTCAATTATCGAGCCATCAATCTCGGTGGCACAACCTACACCCACGCCCATTGGGGCTTTGCTACGCTCGACAAAAGCTACAACGTCGTTGTTAATGACACCTACAAGCAGCTTGATGACTTCTTATCGCTTCCCAATAAGAAGATCCTCTCATTCGGAGGCTGGGGATACTCAACAGATCCGAAAACATTCGAGGCACTCAGGACAGCTATGAACCCAGCCAATGTTGACAAGTTTGTTGCCAACATCGCTTCCTACCTTAGGAAAGGTTGGGATGGTGTCGATATTGATTGGGAATATCCCGGT GCTCCCGATATTCCTGGTATCCCACCAGGCCTGAAGACAGATGGCCCCAATTACCTGACCTTTTTACAGAAGCTACGCAAAGCTGTCGGGACATCAAAGAGCATCTCGATTGCTGCGCCTGCGTCTTATTGGTACCTCAAGGCATTTCCCATAGCGGATATGGCTAAAGAGGTTGACTATATTGTGTATATGACCTACGATCTTCACG GTCAGTGGGATTACAAGAACATTTGGGCTCAGGATGGTTGCTCTGCTGGTAATTGTGTCCGTAGTCATG TTACGAGGGCTGGTGTTTCTGCCAGTAAGATCAACGTCGGAGTCTCAAGCTACGGTCGTTCCTTTGGGCTTACAAGCCGCCCTGCTTGCCAGAAGTCACTGGGCGACAGTGGGTGCCACATCATGGGCCCCAAGTCTGGGGCAACGCCTGGTAACTGTACGCAAACGGCAGGCTACATCTCTAACGCCGAGATCGAAGAAATCATGGATCTCAATACTACAAGCGCCGGCGTCGATTACGCTTATGACAAAGCCAGTGACTCTGACACCCTCTTTTACGGCAACAATTGGGTGGCTTACATGTCCGATACCACGAAGAAGTCCAGGATTGAGCACTACCAAGGTCTGAACTTTGGTGGAACAGTTGACTGGGCTGTCGACTTGCAGCAATTCACCGATGATGACCTGGACCCAGAAGGAGACGATGATCTACCTGACACAACACCTCTAGCAGCCTGCAGTGCCACTTACAGCACCTTCGAAGACCTTGATGCCCATGCCTCTAGTATTCCCCAGCACTGTGTTGCTCAgtacaccatcaccaccctgAAGGCGCTACTGACTGAAACCCTCAACAACTACACCACACTGCTCAGTGATGGTTATGATAAGAAGTTTGGTATCTACTCTAAGGCGGTGGCGGGCAGTGCAAGCCAGTCGCTACTGGGATTCATCGACGACCACGGCAACGATTACGCTACTTGCACTGTTGCGGAGACTTCCATCTGCTGCAAGGCTTGCAATGCTGATAAGAAATCCGATTCATACTGTGATTATTGCTTCGATGGCAAATGTTATCACGAGTGCAATGTCCTCGGTTGCACTAACAAGCGGGACGATGTTCAGCCTTCTCAGGAGCTCATTGTCAAGACTGTGAATGAGTCTGAACCCTGCCCACCTAACTACAGCAAGCGTGGATACGGGCCCGACAACCCTTACGAGCAGACTGTCTACTGGACTTGGAAGAATTCTTCAGGTTTCTTCGCTGACCTCGAGTTGAATACTGGTAttcccaagtccaagacGAAGATGGGAAACTACGACAGGATGAACAGTTGCGCACCCTCAgccaaggctggtgatgaCTGTTGGTCTATAGGCATGTATTACAACGTTCCTCTTATCAACGGCTACTCTGCTTCTGATGTTGCGAACCCCAAGGAGGTAGTCAGCAAAGGTCTCGATAAGATCAAGGGTCTTCCTTCGCAGATAGACCAGGTGTTGACTGCGCTGCAACTGGATGGCTACCTTGGTGACGATATGGAACTGATCGACTCCTTATCACTACCTATCTTGATGCTCGCCTCGGCTACGGAGAACATGGGAACAGTTGTTCAGATCGCAGACAAGATCACTGAGGAAGAACGTAAAGCCTTCATTCTAGCATTTCTTAGTGCAATCTTCCTCATCGTTCCTGTCATAGGAGAGGTGGTTGGCAGCGTTGCTGAACTGACAGATATTGGAACTGTCATGGCTCTCCTCGGCGCTGCCGGCAACTCGGCTGTGGACATCTATACAGTGGTTGACGATCCCAAGAATGCGCCGTTGGCAATATTCGACCTCATACTTGCCCCTCTTGCCATTGCCGACATTGCTACTATCACCAAGGTCGCAAATATTCGCCGCGGAATGAAAGAGTCTGATATTGCCAAGTTGGGCGATCCTGTTAAGCGAAGGACGGATATCATTGATAAGGTCAAGGGTATTTGTAGACCAGACTTGGAGTAG
- a CDS encoding hypothetical protein (EggNog:ENOG41): MYFSNIVIGALAAQALSGDRRPTPALAGKFAALMASAALPVSGVPVIGLIEPRSPEILVLGGGGQQNQQQGGNENAQDNQDGQDGQNGGGRQGRGGRNGNDGNGQGNGQGNGNGGNQNNGGNQGDQATATESLATGVDTATGAATDIATDVGAIQSRIANETVVTRSLGPGQLLPPGQTDAVNTPGQETPAATPTGAAGETPAASDTAAVTEAPAATDTAAAEATVTVTATVTVDNGNGRGNGRGRNRGGNNGNNDNGNGNNGNADQNNGNDAANGGNAQNGGNGNNNGNANDGAANNGGAANGNKGNAGNNDGAAAGGDATAGGDAAQGDNAAGAGGAGGLLGSILERLTGGAGAGASAGAGNN, from the exons ATGTATTTCTCCAACATCGTTATCGGTGCTCTCGCAGCCCAGGCCCTGTCGGGTGACAGAAGGCCGACTCCAGCACTGGCTGGAAAGTTCGCT GCCTTAATGGCTTCTGCAGCTCTACCAGTCTCTGGAGTGCCAGTGATTGGACTCATCGAACCTCGATCG CCCGAGATCTTGGTGCtaggtggtggtggtcagCAGAACCAGCAACAGGGTGGCAACGAGAACGCACAAGATAACCAGGACGGCCAGGACGGACAAAATGGCGGTGGCAGACAAGGCCGAGGTGGTAGAAACGGCAACGATGGCAACGGCCAAGGCAATGGTCAGGGTAATGGTAATGGAGGAAACCAAAACAACGGAGGAAACCAGGGCGATCAAGCTACTGCCACCGAGTCCCTTGCTACCGGCGTCGACACAGCCACTGGCGCCGCCACCGACATAGCCACTGATGTCGGTGCCATCCAGAGCCGCATCGCCAACGAGACCGTCGTCACCCGATCTCTTGGTCCCGGCCAGCTTCTCCCCCCGGGCCAGACTGATGCTGTCAACACTCCTGGCCAGGAGACTCCTGCAGCTACCCCTACAGGTGCTGCCGGCGAGACACCTGCTGCCAGCGATACTGCTGCCGTTACTGAAGCCCCTGCTGCTACCGACACTGCTGCTGCCGAAGCTACTGTTACTGTCACCGCTACGGTCACCGTTGATAACGGCAACGGCAGAGGGAATGGAAGGGGACGAAACAGGGGTGGCAACAACGGAAACAACGATAATGGGAACGGCAACAATGGCAACGCTGACCAAAACAACGGTAATGATGCTGCCAACGGGGGTAACGCTCAGAACGGAGGCAACGGAAACAACAACGGTAACGCCAACGACGGCGCTGCTAACAACGGTGGTGCTGCCAATGGAAACAAGGGCAACGCTGGTAACAACGATGGCGCCGCTGCTGGCGGAGATGCTACCGCAGGAGGCGACGCTGCTCAAGGTGACAATGCTGCTGGCGCCGGTGGTGCCGGAGGTCTACTCGGCAGCATTCTTGAGCGCCTGacaggaggagcaggagccGGTGCGTCTGCCGGTGCCGGCAACAATTAG
- a CDS encoding hypothetical protein (EggNog:ENOG41) produces MTRSLHGSVVLVTAGTSGLGLCVAEKLIQAGASVVINYANNEERGHDAFVHLNELASKCFSPDTGPRCLKIKADVTNKAGIQELVNQTVLAMGRIDVVVSNAGWTRFANFHDIDDNVDEEVWDRCYAANVKSHMFLCHAVKKYLEEAKGAFVMTASVAGVKPSGSSIAYSVTKAAQIHLAKTLATVMAPSIRVNSVSTSFMETNWIANMPQSKIDDAREKTLLKQIAKVEDVAEQIILLIKSESVTGSNVVIDAGFSI; encoded by the exons ATGACTCGCTCTCTTCATGGTTCGGTTGTTCTCGTAACAGCCGGTACATCTGGTCTCGGTCTCTGTGTGGCGGAGAAGTTGATCCAAGCAGGCGCCTCAGTGGTCATCAATTACGCCAACAATGAAGAACGAGGCCACGATGCTTTCGTACACCTGAACGAACTAGCTTCGAAATGTTTCTCGCCGGATACTGGACCGCGATGTTTGAAGATAAAGGCTGATGTGACCAACAAGGCAGGCATTCAAGAGTTGGTCAACCAGACGGTACTTGCCATGGGGAGAATTGATGTCGTGGTGTCAAATGCTGGATGGACCAGATTTGCGAATTTCCACGACATTGACGATAAcgttgatgaggaagttTGGGATCGCTGCTATGCGGCTAATGTCAAGTCGCACATGTTCCTCTGTCACGCAGTGAAGAAATATCTGGAAGAGGCTAAAGGTGCATTTGTTATGACTGCTTCTGTCGCGGGAGTTAAGCCTAGCGGAAGTTCAATC GCATATTCTGTTACCAAAGCTGCGCAAATCCATCTAGCAAAGACTTTGGCAACAGTTATGGCGCCATCAATTCGTGTCAACTCTGTGTCAACCAGCTTCATGGAGACA AATTGGATTGCCAATATGCCGCAATCAAAGATCGACGATGCACGAGAAAAGACTCTACTCAAGCAGATCGCCAAAGTTGAG GACGTCGCGGAACAGATTATCTTGCTCATCAAATCGGAATCCGTGACTGGATCCAATGTTGTCATTGATGCCGGGTTTTCTATCTAG
- a CDS encoding hypothetical protein (EggNog:ENOG41), with the protein MSIPSQQRAAVRQGLGPEATAPIRTVDVEKPGPGQILVKVTWTGLCGSDKSLLHNEWKDFGVSMMDTSKGIAGHEGAGNVVAVGEGMENRWKIGDRAGVKWIASTCGECDFCRSGTDEVHCPNQTNSGFSVAGTFQEYVIADGRYTSKIPDGVSDEEAGPIMCGGVTAYTACKRSGVTPGQWLVIPGAGGGLGHFCIQYAKAMGMRVIAIDGGDEKRDLCLKLGAEVFIDFKTTKDITAEVMKITKYGAHGVIITAATRAAYETAPNYLRPNGTAVAVGLPQDPTVIAGAPPMAVALRRLKIVGSVTGSMKDVEEALDFTARGLVRPILSKGKLEDLDQWIKKLSTGQLAGRCVLKVAA; encoded by the exons ATGTCAATCCCTTCTCAGCAACGAGCAGCAGTCCGTCAAGGACTTGGCCCAGAAGCAACAGCTCCCATCCGCACAGTCGACGTTGAAAAGCCAGGCCCGGGTCAAATCCTCGTCAAGGTCACATGGACTGGCCTCTGCGGCTCTGACAAGTCTCTCCTGCACAATGAATGGAAGGACTTTGGCGTCAGCATGATGGATACGTCCAAAGGCATCGCTGGACATGAAGGAGCCGGCAATGTCGTGGCTGTTGGTGAAGGTATGGAGAATAGGTGGAAGATCGGTGATCGGGCTGGTGTGAAGTGGATTGCTAGCACTTGTGGCGAATGCGACTTTTGCAGGTCTGGTACCGATGAGGTTCACTGCCCTAACCAGACCAACAGCGGATTCTCCGTCGCGGGGACGTTCCAGGAATATGTTATTGCGGATGGAAGATATACTTCAAAAATCCCAGATGGTGTttctgatgaggaggctggACCGATTATGTGCGGAGGCGTGACAGCATACACAGCTTGCAAACG ATCTGGAGTCACACCAGGCCAATGGCTAGTCATCCCTGGTGCTGGAGGTGGTCTCGGCCATTTCTGCATCCAATACGCCAAAGCTATGGGCATGCGAGTCATCGCTATTGACGGCGGTGACGAAAAGCGAGATCTATGCCTCAAGCTTGGTGCTGAAGTTTTCATTGACTTCAAGACAACAAAAGATATCACTGCCGAGGTTATGAAGATCACGAAATACGGCGCTCACGGTGTCATCATCACAGCTGCGACGCGAGCGGCGTACGAGACTGCCCCTAACTACCTCCGTCCTAATGGTACTGCTGTGGCTGTTGGTCTTCCTCAAGACCCAACTGTCATTGCTGGTGCACCTCCAATGGCGGTTGCTCTTCGACGACTGAAGATCGTGGGAAGTGTTACTGGTAGTatgaaggatgttgaggaagcTCTGGACTTCACTGCTAGAGGTCTCGTTCGA CCAATTCTTTCCAAGGGaaagcttgaagatcttgatcaaTGGATCAAAAAACTTTCTACCGGCCAACTCGCTGGACGATGCGTCCTAAAGGTTGCTGCTTAG
- a CDS encoding hypothetical protein (EggNog:ENOG41), whose protein sequence is MSSKPSFDSLPLRKDGPPGNAWGLFGDNDECGMLNLLTPEIIAKAASEIRHGVRVSTDWPLNRMSRPCFGRAPLKHEITTKAPRAVNDDTLTFNTQSSSQWDGFRHYAYQKEKLWFNGKSLDDLLSSDVNGIHSWAERGGIVGRGVLLDYASWADKNNIALTPFETKSITVSALKEVAKSQGTTFQQGDILFIRTGWVRAYDKLSDDECKTLADYKVPPAHGVESSKDTLRWLWEQDFAAVAGDQPSMEAWPCQNTDFFLHEWLLAGWGMPIGELFDLEALSKECEKRGRWSFFFSSMPLKVPGGVASPPNGVAIF, encoded by the exons ATGTCATCCAAACCATCCTTCGACTCCCTCCCCCTCCGCAAAGATGGTCCTCCCGGCAATGCCTGGGGTCTTTTCGGTGACAACGACGAGTGCGGCATGTTAAATCTCTTGACCCCAGAAATCATAGCAAAAGCGGCATCAGAGATTCGCCATGGCGTTCGAGTTTCTACTGATTGGCCTCTCAATCGAATGTCGCGACCATGTTTCGGCCGTGCACCGCTCAAGCATGAAATCACTACCAAAGCTCCTCGTGCTGTGAATGATGATACTCTGACGTTTAATACACAGAGTAGCTCGCAGTGGGATGGGTTCAGGCATTATGCCTatcagaaggagaagctctgGTTCAATGGGAAgagccttgatgatcttttaTCTTCGGATGTCAATGGCATTCATT CTTGGGCTGAGCGAGGTGGTATCGTTGGACGTGGAGTACTACTCGACTATGCATCTTGGGCAGATAAGAACAACATCGCCTTGACTCCCTTCGAAACAAAGTCAATCACCGTTTCAGCACTAAAAGAAGTTGCCAAAAGCCAAGGAACAACATTCCAACAAGGCGACATTCTGTTCATCCGCACAGGATGGGTTCGAGCCTATGACAAGCTCTCCGACGATGAGTGCAAGACATTAGCAGATTACAAAGTCCCGCCAGCTCATGGGGTCGAGTCTTCAAAGGATACACTCCGATGGCTTTGGGAACAAGACTTTGCAGCAGTTGCTGGAGACCAACCCAGTATGGAAGCATGGCCTTGCCAGAACACGGATTTTTTTCTGCATGAGTGGTTGTTGGCAGGTTGGGGGATGCCGATTGGGGAGTTGTTTGACCTGGAAGCTTTGAGTAAAGAGTGTGAGAAACGAGGGAGAtggtctttcttcttttcgagCATGCCGCTCAAG GTTCCTGGAGGTGTGGCTAGTCCGCCAAATGGCGTAGCCATCTTTTGA
- a CDS encoding hypothetical protein (EggNog:ENOG41): MTTSEDHVRDAELQYLVNPLNGSHLSDGIDGSSHDNRPPIPGSSCEIYTFTDEVIVPSSAPKSHPYLLVNIGSGVSFFQVSENNQCQRISGSSFGGSALCGLLLLLTRARTYEDMLEQAEKGNNANVDKLIGDIYGMDYNRIGMKMTAVASTFCKAFSLEHRPDAEIQEAENPVRDIKSFSDADICHSLVFAVFNNIGQLATLHSRIHGNPDIYFTGPYVQNCQLLIRTLCIAVRYYSQGEKKAHVVVNQGDSTA, translated from the exons ATGACTACGAGCGAGGATCACGTAAGAGATGCAGAGCTACAATATCTTGTCAATCCTTTGAACGGCAGCCATTTGTCAGACGGAATTGACGGCTCAAGTCATG ACAATCGTCCACCTATTCCTGGATCAAGTTGCGAAATCTACACCTTCACCGACGAAGTCATCGTCCCCTCATCAGCACCAAAATCTCACCCCTAtctcctcgtcaacatcgGCTCAGGCGTATCATTCTTCCAGGTCTCGGAAAACAACCAATGTCAGCGCATCTCAGGCTCTTCATTCGGCGGCTCAGCATTATGTGGTCTGCTACTTCTACTCACACGAGCCCGCACATATGAAGACATGCTTGAACAAGCTGAGAAGGGCAACAATGCCAATGTCGATAAACTGATTGGAGACATTTATGGAATGGACTATAACAGAATTGGCATGAAGATGACAGCCGTTGCTTCAACCTTCTGCAAAGCTTTTAGTCTCGAGCATAGACCTGATGCTGAAATCCAAGAGGCGGAAAACCCCGTGCGAGACATCAAGTCATTTTCAGATGCGGATATCTGCCACTCCCTGGTCTTCGCAGTTTTTAACAACATCGGTCAACTTGCCACGCTGCACAGTCGAATTCATGGAAACCCGGATATCTACTTCACTGGACCTTATGTGCAAAACTGCCAACTGCTCATCAGGACCTTGTGCATTGCAGTGCGTTATTATTCCCAaggggagaagaaggcgcATGTTGTTGTCAATCAAGGTGATTCGACTGCTTAA